One window from the genome of Actinoplanes teichomyceticus ATCC 31121 encodes:
- a CDS encoding FABP family protein, translating into MSGETENPLGPPPWLNAPPVDPSPYEDTHDLRVGPDLHPSLLGLLPFVGLWRGRGQGGFPAAEDYNFAQEIRISHDGRDFLRYESRAWLLDDESQPIGQALTESGFWRPVLVDGRPGDEMEATMIRPDGVAELYLGKAATTRLEMGTDAVAYTPSGLHMTGGHRLFGIVEGALLYAHEISIDNSGLTPHMSARLLRVGG; encoded by the coding sequence GTGAGCGGCGAGACGGAAAACCCACTGGGGCCGCCGCCGTGGCTGAACGCCCCGCCGGTGGATCCCTCACCCTACGAGGACACCCACGACCTGCGGGTCGGTCCCGACCTGCACCCGTCGCTGCTCGGGCTGCTGCCGTTCGTCGGGCTGTGGCGCGGGCGCGGGCAGGGCGGTTTCCCGGCGGCGGAGGACTACAACTTCGCCCAGGAGATCCGGATCAGTCACGACGGGCGGGACTTCCTGCGCTACGAGTCGCGCGCCTGGCTGCTCGACGACGAGTCGCAGCCGATCGGGCAAGCGCTCACCGAGTCCGGCTTCTGGCGCCCGGTGCTGGTCGACGGCCGGCCCGGCGACGAGATGGAGGCCACGATGATCCGGCCGGACGGGGTCGCCGAGCTCTACCTGGGCAAGGCCGCCACCACCCGGCTGGAGATGGGCACCGACGCGGTGGCGTACACGCCGTCCGGCCTGCACATGACCGGCGGGCACCGGCTGTTCGGCATCGTCGAGGGGGCGCTGCTCTACGCGCACGAGATCTCGATCGACAACAGCGGGCTCACCCCGCACATGTCGGCCCGCCTGCTGCGGGTCGGCGGCTAG
- the mtfM gene encoding small membrane protein MtfM, whose translation MVTEIGFVSLLVAGMGALAGGFGYLAVRISRGRW comes from the coding sequence ATGGTTACGGAGATCGGGTTCGTGAGCCTGCTGGTCGCCGGGATGGGCGCGCTGGCGGGCGGGTTCGGTTATCTGGCAGTGCGGATTTCGAGGGGGCGTTGGTGA
- a CDS encoding DsrE family protein — protein MLALMARLLVVKATAGADAPERCNQAFNVASTAATAGIDVSLWLTGEATWFALPGRAAGFELPHAAPLPDLIEVLLEAGRITACTQCAARRDIGPADVIPGIRIAGAAVFVEEIMSEGAQALVY, from the coding sequence ATGCTGGCCCTCATGGCACGTTTGCTGGTCGTCAAGGCCACCGCGGGCGCGGACGCCCCGGAACGCTGCAACCAGGCCTTCAACGTGGCCAGCACGGCGGCGACCGCCGGCATCGACGTGTCGCTGTGGCTGACCGGCGAGGCCACCTGGTTCGCCCTGCCGGGCCGGGCGGCCGGGTTCGAGCTGCCGCACGCCGCCCCGCTGCCCGACCTGATCGAGGTGCTGCTGGAGGCGGGCCGGATCACCGCCTGCACGCAGTGCGCCGCGCGCCGCGACATCGGCCCGGCCGACGTCATCCCGGGCATCCGCATCGCCGGCGCCGCGGTCTTCGTCGAGGAGATCATGTCCGAGGGCGCACAGGCCCTCGTCTACTGA
- a CDS encoding NUDIX domain-containing protein: MQIASTLPAGAHGAVLLRDDRAPYAPDVWGLPGGAVEAGETPVETAARELGAATGVAARRGDRPPGRPAVPRHAGRRGIAPPPVAGIRVSPWLP, translated from the coding sequence GTGCAGATCGCATCCACCCTCCCGGCCGGCGCGCACGGCGCGGTGCTGCTGCGGGATGACCGGGCGCCGTACGCCCCGGACGTCTGGGGGTTGCCCGGCGGGGCGGTCGAGGCGGGGGAGACGCCCGTCGAGACGGCGGCACGGGAACTCGGCGCCGCGACCGGCGTGGCGGCACGCCGAGGTGACCGCCCGCCTGGCCGCCCCGCAGTACCACGCCATGCCGGGCGCCGGGGCATAGCGCCGCCCCCGGTGGCTGGGATCCGCGTGTCACCATGGCTGCCGTGA
- a CDS encoding ATP-dependent DNA helicase, with protein sequence MVAAIDRAIRDREHLLVQAGTGTGKSLGYLTPALLVEGPVVVSTATLALQNQLVEHDLPRLAAAVEPVLGRRPTFAVLKGRHHYLCMAKLEHADSEAPADTLFDDAPPTPRAGQWLGEAGRLGKQVLRIRAWADKTETGDRDELDPGVDDTAWRSVSMPARDCVGVARCPYGQECFAEASRVRAREADIVVTNHSLLAVDMLSDRHIIPPHKLLVVDEAHELADRVSSASQAELTPEAIERAGRRARTLIPPAAAESLAEAADALTVGLADVPAGRLTAGLPDALRQAVTVLESATRAGLTAIGDIKSDDPDPVRKQQAKAVLDELSSTAQRLLEEDDSDVAWVEKSEFGSGRRALVVAPLSVAGTLGQALYADRTVVAASATLTLGGRFDTVARSLGLPVAATGPEAAGPASGEGWTSLDVGSPFDYPKQGILYVAAHLPRPAASGLPDAAAEELLKLVEALGGRTLGLFSSRKAATQAAELLRAKTDLPILLQGDETLPILVRKFREEKASCLFGVMSLWQGVDVPGDSCQLVVIDRLPFPRPDEPLAAARSAAVDASGGSGFASVSVPIAAVRLAQGVGRLIRSTGDRGVVAVLDSRLETARTYGPFLRRSLPPFWYTTRSDVALGALARLAGS encoded by the coding sequence ATGGTCGCGGCCATCGACCGGGCGATCCGGGACCGTGAGCACCTGCTCGTGCAGGCCGGCACGGGCACCGGCAAGAGCCTGGGCTACCTGACCCCCGCGCTGCTGGTGGAGGGTCCGGTGGTGGTCTCCACGGCCACCCTCGCGCTGCAGAACCAGCTGGTCGAGCACGACCTGCCGCGGCTGGCCGCGGCGGTCGAGCCGGTGCTCGGGCGCAGGCCGACGTTCGCCGTCCTCAAGGGCCGGCACCACTACCTCTGCATGGCCAAACTGGAGCATGCCGACTCGGAGGCCCCGGCCGACACCCTCTTCGACGACGCGCCACCGACCCCCAGGGCCGGGCAGTGGCTGGGCGAGGCGGGCCGGCTGGGCAAGCAGGTCCTGCGCATCCGGGCGTGGGCCGACAAGACCGAGACCGGTGACCGGGACGAGCTCGACCCAGGGGTGGACGACACCGCCTGGCGATCGGTCTCCATGCCGGCGCGCGACTGCGTCGGGGTGGCCCGCTGCCCGTACGGGCAGGAGTGCTTCGCCGAGGCGTCCCGGGTCCGCGCCCGCGAGGCCGACATCGTGGTCACCAACCACAGCCTGCTCGCCGTCGACATGCTCTCCGACCGGCACATCATCCCGCCGCACAAGCTGCTGGTCGTCGACGAGGCGCACGAGCTGGCCGACCGGGTCTCCTCGGCCTCGCAGGCCGAGCTCACCCCGGAGGCGATCGAGCGGGCCGGCCGCCGCGCCCGCACCCTGATCCCGCCGGCCGCCGCCGAGTCGCTGGCCGAGGCCGCCGACGCGCTCACCGTCGGGCTCGCCGACGTCCCGGCCGGCCGGCTCACCGCCGGCCTGCCGGACGCGCTGCGCCAGGCGGTCACCGTGCTGGAGTCGGCCACCCGCGCCGGGCTCACCGCGATCGGCGACATCAAGTCCGACGACCCCGATCCGGTACGCAAACAGCAGGCCAAGGCGGTTCTCGACGAGCTCTCCTCGACCGCCCAGCGGCTGCTGGAGGAGGACGACTCCGACGTCGCCTGGGTGGAGAAGTCCGAGTTCGGCTCCGGCCGGCGGGCGCTGGTGGTGGCCCCGCTGTCGGTGGCCGGCACCCTCGGCCAGGCGCTGTACGCCGACCGCACGGTGGTGGCCGCCTCGGCGACGCTGACCCTGGGCGGCCGCTTCGACACGGTCGCCCGGTCGCTCGGCCTGCCGGTCGCCGCCACCGGGCCGGAGGCGGCCGGCCCGGCCTCCGGCGAGGGCTGGACCTCGCTGGACGTCGGCTCCCCGTTCGACTATCCGAAACAGGGCATCCTCTACGTCGCGGCGCACCTGCCCCGGCCGGCCGCGTCCGGCCTGCCCGACGCCGCCGCCGAGGAGCTGCTCAAGCTGGTCGAGGCGCTCGGCGGGCGGACCCTCGGGCTGTTCTCCTCCCGCAAGGCCGCCACGCAGGCCGCCGAGCTGCTGCGCGCCAAGACCGACCTGCCGATCCTGCTGCAGGGCGACGAGACACTGCCGATCCTGGTCCGCAAATTCCGGGAGGAGAAGGCGAGCTGCCTGTTCGGCGTGATGTCGCTCTGGCAGGGCGTGGACGTGCCCGGTGACTCGTGCCAGCTCGTGGTGATCGACCGGCTGCCGTTCCCGCGCCCGGACGAGCCGCTCGCCGCCGCCCGCTCGGCCGCGGTCGACGCGTCCGGTGGCTCCGGCTTCGCCTCGGTGAGCGTGCCCATCGCGGCGGTCCGCCTGGCCCAGGGGGTGGGCCGGCTGATCCGCTCCACCGGGGACAGGGGTGTGGTCGCGGTCCTCGACTCGCGCCTGGAGACGGCCCGCACCTACGGCCCGTTCCTGCGCAGGTCGCTGCCGCCGTTCTGGTACACGACGCGGTCCGACGTCGCCCTCGGCGCCCTCGCCCGCCTCGCCGGGAGCTGA
- a CDS encoding DUF402 domain-containing protein, which produces MPSEMVRVIYTKYDGSAHRDYPARRLAEDDLGIWVGVTQGTASVYHGRPSVEQIPFVLLVPHHAWWTGMFNPPPRTSEVYCDITTPARWEGDTVHIVDLDLDVVRRRETGLVELRDEDEFEEHRTLFGYPDDLVGHANAAARELLGKLADGTEPFASLYRKRLLEVTQ; this is translated from the coding sequence ATGCCGAGCGAGATGGTCCGGGTCATCTACACCAAGTACGACGGTTCGGCCCATCGCGACTATCCGGCCCGCCGGCTGGCCGAGGACGACCTGGGCATCTGGGTCGGGGTGACACAGGGCACCGCGTCGGTCTACCACGGCCGCCCGTCCGTCGAGCAGATCCCGTTCGTCCTGCTCGTCCCGCATCACGCGTGGTGGACCGGCATGTTCAACCCGCCGCCGCGGACCAGCGAGGTGTACTGCGACATCACCACCCCGGCGCGCTGGGAGGGTGACACGGTGCACATCGTGGACCTCGATCTGGACGTGGTGCGCCGCCGCGAAACCGGTCTGGTCGAACTACGCGACGAGGACGAGTTCGAGGAGCACCGGACGCTGTTCGGTTACCCGGACGACCTGGTCGGCCATGCCAACGCGGCCGCTCGGGAGCTGCTCGGCAAGCTGGCGGACGGCACCGAGCCGTTCGCCTCGCTCTACCGCAAGCGGCTGCTAGAGGTCACCCAGTGA
- the sigJ gene encoding RNA polymerase sigma factor SigJ, with translation MPSSAANEFETHRAYLTAVAFRMLGNRAEAEDAVQEAWLRFAQQDDVRDARGWLTTVTSRICLDQLNSARVRRTTYPGEWLPAFAVDPDADPATHAERADQVSVALLVVLERLTPEQRVAFVLHDAFAVPFEEVAKVLDTTPAAARQHASRGRRAVADGGVRHTAGLAEQRRVLAAFLTAAQSGDVRALAAVLAPDVVAISDGGGLARSALRPVHGPAKVGRFFHGLFTYRMADVLDAKLEPVLVEGGAAMLLRGRRRDGTRLLAVLTVAVEDGRITGIFTQQNPAKVSLGDL, from the coding sequence ATGCCGTCGTCCGCCGCGAACGAGTTCGAGACCCACCGTGCGTACCTGACCGCCGTCGCCTTCCGGATGCTCGGCAACCGCGCCGAGGCCGAGGACGCGGTCCAGGAGGCCTGGCTGCGCTTCGCGCAGCAGGACGACGTGCGCGACGCCCGCGGCTGGCTGACCACGGTCACCTCACGGATCTGCCTGGACCAGCTCAACTCCGCCCGGGTACGCCGGACCACCTACCCCGGCGAATGGCTGCCCGCCTTCGCGGTCGATCCGGACGCCGACCCGGCCACCCACGCCGAGCGCGCCGACCAGGTCAGCGTGGCGCTGCTGGTGGTGCTGGAACGGCTCACCCCCGAGCAGCGGGTGGCCTTCGTGCTGCACGACGCGTTCGCGGTGCCGTTCGAGGAGGTGGCGAAGGTGCTGGACACCACGCCCGCGGCGGCCCGGCAGCACGCCTCCCGGGGCCGGCGAGCGGTGGCCGACGGCGGGGTACGGCACACCGCCGGGCTGGCCGAACAGCGGCGTGTGCTGGCGGCGTTCCTCACCGCGGCGCAGAGCGGCGACGTGCGGGCGCTGGCCGCCGTCCTGGCCCCGGACGTCGTCGCGATCAGCGACGGTGGCGGCCTGGCCCGCAGCGCGCTGCGCCCGGTGCACGGGCCGGCGAAGGTGGGCCGCTTCTTCCACGGCCTGTTCACCTACCGGATGGCGGACGTGCTCGACGCCAAGCTGGAACCGGTGCTGGTCGAGGGCGGCGCGGCGATGCTGCTGCGCGGGCGGCGCCGGGACGGCACCCGGCTGCTCGCGGTCCTCACCGTCGCGGTCGAGGACGGCCGGATCACCGGGATCTTCACCCAGCAGAACCCGGCGAAGGTGTCACTGGGTGACCTCTAG
- a CDS encoding DUF47 domain-containing protein has product MKFSFRPVEGVFYDLFTKASLNLVRGTELLNELTLPGVDVQSVSERLSDVEHDSDAITHELYKKINSTFITPFDRADIYSLGSQLDDVMDHLEAVGNLLYLYGLTELPSLPREMHELITVLDQQAKITSEAMPRLRTMKDLEEYWIEINRLENDGDRSYRMLLVRLFSGEYDALTVLKMKEVADELEAACDAFEHVANTVETIAVKES; this is encoded by the coding sequence GTGAAGTTCTCATTCCGTCCCGTCGAGGGCGTCTTCTACGACCTCTTCACCAAGGCCTCGCTCAACCTGGTGCGAGGCACCGAGCTGCTCAACGAGCTCACCCTGCCCGGAGTCGACGTCCAGTCGGTCAGTGAGCGCCTGAGCGATGTGGAACACGACAGCGACGCGATCACCCACGAGCTCTACAAGAAGATCAACTCCACCTTCATCACGCCGTTCGACCGGGCCGACATCTATTCCCTGGGCTCCCAGCTGGACGATGTCATGGACCACCTGGAGGCGGTCGGCAACCTGCTCTACCTCTACGGGCTCACCGAGCTGCCGTCGCTGCCCCGGGAGATGCACGAGCTGATCACCGTGCTCGACCAGCAGGCGAAGATCACCTCGGAGGCGATGCCGCGGCTGCGCACGATGAAGGACCTCGAGGAGTACTGGATCGAGATCAACCGGCTGGAGAACGACGGCGACCGGTCGTACCGGATGCTGCTGGTCCGGCTCTTCTCCGGGGAGTACGACGCGCTGACCGTCCTCAAGATGAAGGAGGTCGCCGACGAGCTGGAGGCGGCCTGCGACGCGTTCGAGCACGTGGCGAACACGGTCGAGACCATAGCGGTCAAGGAGTCCTAG
- a CDS encoding inorganic phosphate transporter, which produces MSPELVAVLAVIIAAMVFDYTNGFHDAANAIATSVSTRALTPRVALGMAAVGNFVGAHLGEKVAKTVGDELVRLPLGIPSLGIVFAGVLGAIAWNLITWYFGLPSSSSHALFGGLVGATMVASVGTVQWSNILHKVLIPMVLSPMVGLVLGFVAMVALMWAFRRGHPGKLNRGFRMAQTFSAAAMAIGHGTQDAAKTMGIVVLALYTGGYQSSATHIPEWVYWASATVLAAGTYTGGWRIIRTLGRKIIDLGPAEGFAAETVASSVLYFNAWVLHAPISTTHTITSAIMGVGATKRLSAVRWNVAGNIVTAWITTFPAAALIACLCFFVVRPLFG; this is translated from the coding sequence TTGTCACCGGAACTCGTCGCCGTCCTCGCGGTGATCATCGCCGCGATGGTGTTCGACTACACCAACGGTTTCCACGACGCGGCGAACGCCATCGCGACCAGTGTCAGCACCCGCGCGCTGACCCCCCGGGTGGCCCTGGGGATGGCCGCGGTCGGCAACTTCGTCGGCGCGCATCTGGGCGAGAAGGTCGCCAAGACGGTCGGCGACGAGCTGGTCCGGCTGCCACTGGGCATACCCAGCCTGGGCATCGTGTTCGCCGGCGTGCTCGGCGCCATCGCCTGGAACCTGATCACCTGGTACTTCGGGCTGCCGTCGAGCTCGTCGCACGCGCTCTTCGGCGGGCTGGTCGGCGCCACCATGGTCGCCAGCGTGGGCACCGTGCAGTGGTCGAACATCCTCCACAAGGTCCTGATCCCGATGGTGCTCTCGCCGATGGTCGGCCTGGTCCTCGGCTTCGTCGCGATGGTCGCGCTCATGTGGGCCTTCCGGCGTGGCCACCCGGGCAAGCTCAACCGCGGGTTCCGGATGGCGCAGACGTTCTCGGCGGCCGCGATGGCCATCGGCCACGGCACCCAGGACGCCGCGAAGACGATGGGCATCGTGGTGCTGGCCCTCTACACCGGCGGTTACCAGAGCAGCGCGACGCACATCCCGGAGTGGGTCTACTGGGCGTCCGCGACGGTGCTGGCGGCCGGCACGTACACCGGCGGCTGGCGGATCATCCGCACCCTGGGGCGGAAGATCATCGACCTGGGTCCGGCCGAGGGCTTCGCCGCCGAGACGGTGGCCAGCTCGGTGCTGTACTTCAACGCCTGGGTGCTGCACGCGCCGATCTCGACCACGCACACCATCACCTCGGCGATCATGGGCGTGGGCGCGACCAAACGGCTGAGCGCGGTCCGCTGGAACGTGGCCGGCAACATCGTGACCGCCTGGATCACCACCTTCCCGGCCGCCGCGCTGATCGCCTGCCTCTGCTTCTTCGTCGTCCGCCCGCTGTTCGGCTGA
- a CDS encoding Gfo/Idh/MocA family protein, producing MTGQNVRWGILGLGGIAATFAADLPLVPGAELAAVGSRNQATADAFAQRFGFARAHGSYSALAADDGVDVVYVATPHAFHLAGALECIEAGKAVLVEKPITLDLPSAAQLVQAARDREVFLMEGMWMRCNPAIRKVAELVEEGAIGWVSAIHADFGLQGPFAAEHRLRSRELGGGALLDLGVYPIHLAHLILGLPISVQSWAHLTPERVDEHTGVLLGWQSGAVAALTCSINGASRNAASITGTDGRIDIPPGFMVPRSFTLSRPNKAPETFEFDFPGSGYQFEAAEVQRCLLAGELESPLVSQNTTLEVMNLLDSIRDQVGVAY from the coding sequence ATGACCGGACAGAACGTTCGCTGGGGCATTCTCGGCCTCGGCGGGATCGCCGCCACCTTCGCCGCCGACCTCCCCCTGGTCCCCGGGGCCGAACTGGCCGCGGTGGGCTCGCGCAACCAGGCCACCGCGGATGCCTTCGCGCAGCGGTTCGGGTTCGCCCGGGCGCACGGGTCCTACTCCGCGCTGGCCGCCGACGACGGGGTGGACGTGGTCTACGTCGCCACCCCGCACGCCTTCCACCTGGCCGGCGCGCTGGAGTGCATCGAGGCCGGCAAGGCGGTGCTGGTGGAGAAGCCGATCACGCTGGACCTGCCGTCCGCGGCGCAGCTGGTGCAGGCCGCGCGCGACCGCGAGGTGTTCCTCATGGAGGGCATGTGGATGCGCTGCAACCCGGCCATCCGCAAGGTCGCCGAGCTGGTCGAGGAGGGCGCGATCGGCTGGGTCAGCGCGATCCACGCGGACTTCGGGCTGCAGGGGCCGTTCGCCGCCGAGCACCGGCTGCGCTCCCGGGAGCTGGGTGGCGGGGCGCTGCTCGACCTGGGCGTCTACCCGATCCACCTGGCCCACCTGATCCTCGGCCTGCCGATCTCGGTGCAGTCCTGGGCGCACCTCACCCCGGAGCGGGTGGACGAGCACACCGGTGTGCTGCTCGGCTGGCAGTCCGGCGCGGTCGCCGCGCTGACCTGCAGCATCAACGGCGCCAGCCGGAACGCCGCGTCGATCACCGGCACCGACGGGCGGATCGACATCCCGCCGGGCTTCATGGTGCCGCGCTCGTTCACGCTGAGCCGGCCGAACAAGGCGCCGGAGACGTTCGAGTTCGACTTCCCCGGCAGCGGCTACCAGTTCGAGGCCGCCGAGGTGCAGCGCTGCCTGCTGGCCGGGGAGCTGGAGAGCCCGCTGGTCTCGCAGAACACCACGCTCGAGGTGATGAACCTGCTCGACTCGATCCGTGACCAGGTCGGCGTCGCCTACTGA
- a CDS encoding NUDIX hydrolase, whose translation MPLPPAMMKRAREFTGPAAPARPAATVVLLRPSGPGFQVYVLRRRSTMAFGGVYAFPGGAVDPSDRPRTLRDDWAARLGVPREQARAVVGAAARELFEEAGVVLAGPAAEPDRTVADADDPTWESDRAAVLRRELTMSDLLARRGLRLRDDLLLPWARWITPEFEPKRYDTWFFVALLPGAQTARDVSGEADGTAWIDPAGSADLPMLPPTRHTLRQIAACGGIPGVVAASAHRDAATPVMPRIDISPDGTATLAI comes from the coding sequence ATGCCACTTCCGCCCGCGATGATGAAGAGGGCCCGGGAATTCACCGGTCCCGCCGCGCCGGCCCGCCCGGCCGCCACGGTGGTCCTGCTCCGACCGTCCGGCCCCGGCTTCCAGGTGTACGTCCTGCGCCGGCGCAGCACGATGGCGTTCGGCGGGGTGTACGCCTTCCCGGGCGGCGCCGTGGACCCGTCGGACCGCCCGCGGACGCTGCGCGACGACTGGGCCGCGCGTCTCGGCGTGCCGCGGGAGCAGGCCCGGGCGGTGGTCGGGGCGGCCGCCCGGGAACTGTTCGAGGAGGCCGGTGTGGTGCTGGCCGGCCCGGCCGCGGAACCGGACCGCACGGTCGCCGACGCGGACGACCCGACCTGGGAGTCCGACCGGGCCGCGGTGCTGCGCCGCGAGCTGACCATGTCCGACCTGCTGGCCCGGCGGGGGCTGCGGCTGCGCGACGACCTGCTGCTGCCGTGGGCCCGCTGGATCACCCCGGAATTCGAGCCGAAGCGTTACGACACCTGGTTCTTCGTCGCGCTGCTGCCCGGGGCGCAGACCGCCCGGGACGTCTCCGGTGAGGCCGACGGTACCGCGTGGATCGACCCGGCGGGCTCGGCCGACCTGCCGATGCTGCCACCCACCCGGCACACCCTGCGCCAGATCGCGGCCTGCGGCGGCATCCCCGGCGTGGTGGCCGCCTCGGCGCACCGGGACGCCGCCACCCCGGTGATGCCCCGCATCGACATCTCCCCCGACGGCACCGCCACGCTGGCCATCTGA